In Streptomyces sp. NBC_01717, one DNA window encodes the following:
- a CDS encoding shikimate dehydrogenase: protein MSTIRRAAVLGSPIAHSLSPVLHRAAYAELGLDHWSYDRFEIDEAALPGFVQGLDSTWAGLSLTMPLKRAIIPLLDSVSETASSVEAVNTVVFTEDGRRIGDNTDIPGMIAALRERGVDQVESASILGAGATASSALAALSHVCTGPVTAYVRSATRAAEMRGWGERLGVEVRTLEWSLAVRAFDAELVIATTPAGATDELAGAVPGTAGVLFDVLYEPWPTALSSAWPGRGTVLGGMDLLVHQAVLQVELMTGCVPAPLREMRAAGERALEGLRD from the coding sequence GTGAGCACCATCCGACGGGCGGCCGTCCTCGGCTCGCCCATCGCCCACTCGCTCTCCCCGGTCCTGCACCGGGCCGCGTACGCGGAACTGGGTCTCGACCACTGGTCGTACGATCGCTTCGAGATCGACGAGGCCGCGCTCCCCGGGTTCGTCCAGGGGCTCGACTCCACGTGGGCCGGTCTTTCACTGACCATGCCGCTCAAGCGCGCGATCATCCCCCTGCTGGACTCCGTCAGCGAGACCGCGTCGTCGGTGGAGGCCGTCAACACGGTCGTCTTCACGGAGGACGGTCGACGGATCGGCGACAACACCGATATTCCAGGGATGATCGCGGCCTTGCGGGAACGCGGCGTGGACCAGGTGGAATCCGCGTCGATCCTCGGTGCGGGGGCTACCGCCTCATCCGCACTGGCGGCGCTTTCCCACGTCTGTACCGGTCCTGTCACCGCCTACGTACGCAGTGCCACCCGTGCTGCGGAGATGCGAGGCTGGGGCGAGAGGCTCGGTGTCGAGGTGCGCACTCTGGAATGGAGCCTGGCCGTTCGGGCCTTTGATGCCGAGTTGGTGATCGCTACGACTCCGGCGGGTGCCACGGATGAGCTGGCGGGCGCCGTTCCGGGCACTGCCGGTGTCTTGTTCGACGTTCTGTACGAGCCCTGGCCGACGGCTCTGTCCTCTGCGTGGCCGGGTCGAGGAACGGTCCTCGGGGGCATGGACCTCCTGGTGCATCAGGCCGTGCTTCAGGTCGAACTCATGACGGGCTGTGTTCCCGCACCGCTGCGTGAGATGAGAGCAGCCGGTGAACGTGCTCTCGAAGGGCTCAGGGATTAG
- the aroC gene encoding chorismate synthase, with product MSRLRWLTAGESHGPALVATLEGLPAGVPITTEMVADALARRRLGYGRGARMKFEKDEVTFLGGVRHGLTMGSPVAVMVGNTEWPKWEQVMSADPVDPDELAKLARNAPLTRPRPGHADLAGMQKYGFDEARPILERASARETAARVALGAVARSYLKETAGIEIVSHVVELAAAKAPYGVYPTPADVEKLDADPVRCLDAAASKEMVAEIDQAHKDGDTLGGVVEVLAYGVPVGLGSHVHWDRRLDARLAAALMGIQAIKGVEVGDGFDLARVPGSKAHDEILVTEDGIKRASGRSGGTEGGLTTGELLRVRAAMKPIATVPRALATVDVVTGEPAKAHHQRSDVCAVPAAGIVAEAMVALVLADAVAEKFGGDSVPETHRNVQSYLDHLQIR from the coding sequence TTGAGCAGGTTGCGCTGGCTGACCGCAGGGGAGTCGCACGGCCCCGCACTGGTGGCGACGCTGGAGGGTCTTCCCGCCGGCGTCCCGATCACCACGGAGATGGTGGCGGACGCACTCGCCCGGCGGCGGCTCGGCTATGGCCGCGGCGCTCGGATGAAGTTCGAGAAGGACGAGGTCACCTTCCTCGGCGGGGTGCGCCACGGGCTCACCATGGGCTCCCCGGTCGCCGTGATGGTGGGCAACACCGAATGGCCCAAGTGGGAGCAGGTCATGTCGGCCGACCCGGTCGACCCCGACGAACTGGCCAAGCTGGCCCGTAACGCCCCGCTGACCCGCCCGCGCCCCGGCCACGCCGACCTCGCGGGCATGCAGAAGTACGGCTTCGACGAGGCCCGGCCGATCCTGGAGCGCGCCAGCGCCCGGGAGACCGCGGCCCGGGTGGCGCTCGGCGCCGTCGCGCGGTCGTACCTCAAGGAGACCGCGGGCATCGAGATCGTCAGCCACGTCGTCGAACTGGCCGCGGCCAAGGCGCCCTACGGTGTCTACCCCACGCCCGCCGACGTCGAGAAGCTCGACGCCGACCCGGTGCGCTGCCTCGACGCCGCCGCGAGCAAGGAAATGGTCGCCGAGATCGACCAGGCCCACAAGGACGGCGACACCCTCGGCGGTGTTGTCGAGGTGCTCGCGTACGGCGTGCCGGTCGGCCTCGGCTCGCACGTGCACTGGGACCGGCGTCTCGATGCCCGTCTCGCCGCCGCTCTCATGGGCATTCAGGCCATCAAGGGTGTCGAGGTCGGCGACGGCTTCGACCTGGCCAGGGTCCCCGGCTCGAAGGCACACGACGAGATCCTGGTCACCGAGGACGGCATCAAGCGCGCCTCCGGCCGTTCCGGCGGCACCGAGGGCGGTCTGACCACCGGAGAGCTGCTGCGGGTCCGCGCCGCGATGAAGCCCATCGCGACAGTGCCGCGCGCGCTGGCCACCGTCGACGTCGTCACCGGGGAGCCCGCCAAGGCGCACCACCAGCGCTCCGATGTCTGTGCCGTGCCGGCCGCCGGGATCGTCGCCGAGGCGATGGTCGCGCTGGTCCTGGCCGACGCCGTCGCGGAGAAGTTCGGCGGCGACAGCGTCCCCGAGACCCACCGCAACGTCCAGTCGTACCTCGACCACCTCCAGATCCGATGA
- the aroB gene encoding 3-dehydroquinate synthase, producing MSGPLIVLVGPMGVGKSTVGELLADRLGTTYRDTDADVVATAGKPISEIFYDEGEEHFRELEREAVRAAVAEHTGILSLGGGAVLDETTRTLLADHAVVYLSMDVEEAVKRVGLNTARPLLAVNPRRQWRELMDARRHLYTEVARATVATDGRTPEEVTQAVLDALELPERAGDPAAPGRENTHMTDQGPTRIQIAGSAGTDPYEVLIGRQLLGELPSLIGDRAQRVAVLHPEALAETGEAVRQDLADQGYEAIAIQLPNAEEAKTVEVAAYCWKALGQTGFTRTDVIVGVGGGATTDVAGFVAATWLRGVRWIAVPTTVLAMVDAAVGGKTGINTAEGKNLVGAFHPPAGVLCDLASLDSLPVHDYVSGMAEIIKAGFIADPAILDLIESDPEGARTPAGPHTAELIERSIRVKAEVVSSDLKESGLREILNYGHTLGHAIEKNERYKWRHGAAVSIGMVFAAELGRLAGRLDDATADRHRAILESVGLPLTYRGDQWPKLLENMKVDKKSRGDLLRFIVLDGLGKPTVLEGPDPAVLLAAYGEVSA from the coding sequence ATGAGCGGCCCGTTGATCGTCCTCGTCGGCCCGATGGGCGTCGGCAAGTCCACGGTCGGTGAGCTCCTCGCCGACCGGCTCGGCACCACCTACCGGGACACCGACGCGGACGTCGTGGCCACGGCGGGCAAGCCGATCTCGGAGATCTTCTACGACGAGGGCGAGGAACACTTCCGCGAGCTGGAGCGAGAGGCGGTACGCGCCGCGGTCGCCGAGCACACGGGCATCCTGTCGCTCGGCGGCGGAGCCGTACTCGACGAGACGACCCGCACCCTGCTCGCCGACCACGCGGTCGTCTATCTCTCGATGGACGTCGAAGAGGCCGTCAAGCGGGTGGGGCTGAACACCGCGCGCCCGCTGCTCGCCGTCAACCCGCGCCGACAGTGGCGCGAGCTGATGGACGCCCGCCGCCATCTCTACACCGAGGTGGCCAGGGCGACCGTCGCCACCGACGGGCGCACCCCCGAAGAGGTCACCCAAGCGGTCCTCGACGCACTGGAACTGCCGGAGCGCGCGGGCGACCCCGCGGCGCCCGGCCGGGAGAACACACACATGACGGACCAGGGACCCACGCGCATCCAGATCGCCGGCAGTGCGGGCACCGACCCGTACGAGGTGCTGATCGGCCGGCAGCTGCTCGGCGAACTGCCGTCGCTCATCGGCGACCGCGCCCAGCGGGTCGCGGTCCTGCACCCCGAGGCGCTCGCCGAGACCGGCGAGGCGGTCCGTCAGGACCTCGCCGACCAGGGGTACGAGGCCATCGCGATCCAGCTGCCGAACGCCGAGGAGGCCAAGACCGTCGAGGTCGCGGCGTACTGCTGGAAGGCGCTCGGCCAGACCGGCTTCACCCGCACCGATGTGATCGTCGGCGTCGGTGGCGGCGCCACCACGGACGTGGCCGGGTTCGTCGCGGCGACCTGGCTGCGCGGGGTGCGCTGGATCGCCGTACCGACGACGGTGCTCGCCATGGTCGACGCGGCGGTCGGCGGCAAGACCGGCATCAACACCGCCGAGGGCAAGAACCTCGTCGGCGCCTTCCACCCGCCGGCCGGGGTGCTCTGCGACCTCGCCTCCCTCGACTCGCTGCCCGTGCACGACTACGTCAGCGGGATGGCCGAGATCATCAAGGCCGGTTTCATCGCCGACCCGGCGATCCTCGACCTGATCGAGTCGGACCCTGAAGGTGCCCGTACGCCCGCCGGACCGCACACCGCCGAGCTGATCGAGCGCTCCATCCGGGTGAAGGCCGAGGTCGTCTCCAGCGACCTCAAGGAGTCCGGTCTGCGCGAGATCCTCAACTACGGTCACACCCTCGGCCACGCCATCGAGAAGAACGAGCGCTACAAGTGGCGCCACGGCGCGGCCGTCTCCATCGGGATGGTCTTCGCCGCCGAGCTCGGCCGCCTGGCCGGCCGCCTCGACGACGCCACCGCCGACCGGCACCGGGCGATCCTGGAGTCGGTCGGACTGCCGCTCACCTACCGCGGTGACCAGTGGCCCAAGCTGCTGGAGAACATGAAGGTCGACAAGAAGTCCCGCGGCGACCTGCTCCGCTTCATCGTCCTCGACGGCCTGGGCAAGCCCACCGTCCTGGAGGGCCCCGACCCGGCCGTGCTGCTCGCCGCGTACGGGGAGGTGTCGGCGTGA
- the nusB gene encoding transcription antitermination factor NusB, which produces MAARNTARKRAFQILFEADQRGESVQTVLADWVRLSRSDTRQPPVTEYTMELVEGYAQYADRIDDLIITYAVDWEIDRMPVVDRNILRLGAYELIWVDGTPDAVVIDEAVQLAKEFSTDDSPSFVNGLLARFKDLKPNLRRES; this is translated from the coding sequence GTGGCTGCTCGGAACACGGCCCGCAAGCGAGCCTTCCAGATCCTCTTCGAGGCCGACCAGCGCGGTGAGTCCGTGCAGACGGTCCTCGCGGACTGGGTGCGGCTCTCGCGGTCCGACACCCGTCAGCCCCCGGTCACCGAGTACACGATGGAGCTCGTCGAGGGGTACGCGCAGTACGCCGACCGGATCGACGACCTCATCATCACCTACGCCGTGGACTGGGAGATCGACCGCATGCCGGTCGTCGACCGGAACATCCTGCGGCTCGGTGCGTACGAGCTGATCTGGGTGGACGGGACGCCGGACGCGGTGGTGATCGACGAGGCGGTCCAGCTCGCCAAGGAGTTCTCCACCGATGACTCCCCGTCCTTCGTGAACGGGCTGCTGGCCCGCTTCAAGGACCTCAAGCCGAACCTTCGCCGGGAGTCGTAG
- a CDS encoding aminopeptidase P family protein produces the protein MSEVYTVRRALLRDRCAAVGSAAALVSRPANVRYLAGGAPPGAVLLLGPDEDVLVCPRAPTGDPVQGRTDDELRLALLPASDGDPVVAAADLATSSGAESLAVEEHDLTVARHRAMHAVAPRLRLADLGATVEQLRVVKDEEEIACLRIAAEITDQALGELLESILVGRTERHLALELERRLVDHGADGPAFSTSVATGPNSGQGRHRPSDRRVEEGDFLSVCLGANYRGYRCEIGRTFVIGTAPAAWQIDLYDLVFAAQRAGREALVPGAAYRDVDRAARHLLDSAGHGDGLAPSTGHGVGLEIDEDPQLAPAAMGKLDACVPVTVEPGVHLPGRGGVRIDDTLVVRPEADGGPELLTITTKELLAL, from the coding sequence ATGTCAGAGGTGTACACCGTCCGCCGCGCGCTGCTGCGGGACCGGTGCGCCGCCGTCGGATCCGCGGCCGCTCTGGTCTCCCGCCCCGCGAACGTCCGCTACCTCGCGGGCGGGGCGCCCCCGGGCGCCGTGCTGCTGCTCGGCCCCGACGAGGACGTCCTGGTCTGCCCCCGAGCGCCGACCGGCGATCCCGTCCAGGGGCGCACCGACGACGAGTTGCGGCTGGCCCTGCTGCCCGCCTCCGACGGCGATCCGGTGGTCGCAGCCGCCGACCTGGCCACCTCCTCCGGCGCGGAATCGCTCGCCGTGGAGGAACACGATCTGACCGTGGCCCGCCACCGGGCCATGCACGCGGTCGCCCCGCGGCTCCGGCTGGCCGACCTCGGCGCCACGGTGGAGCAGCTGCGCGTCGTCAAGGACGAGGAGGAGATCGCCTGCCTGCGGATCGCTGCCGAGATCACCGACCAGGCACTCGGTGAACTCCTCGAATCGATCCTCGTCGGCCGCACCGAACGCCATCTCGCACTGGAACTGGAACGGCGGCTGGTGGACCACGGCGCCGACGGGCCCGCCTTCTCGACCTCCGTCGCGACCGGACCCAACTCGGGCCAGGGCCGTCACCGGCCCTCCGACCGGCGGGTGGAGGAGGGAGATTTCCTCTCCGTCTGCCTCGGCGCGAACTATCGCGGCTACCGGTGCGAGATCGGTCGTACATTTGTCATCGGGACCGCGCCGGCCGCCTGGCAGATCGACCTCTACGACCTGGTTTTCGCCGCTCAGCGGGCCGGACGCGAGGCCCTGGTCCCCGGCGCCGCGTACCGCGATGTGGACCGCGCGGCCCGCCATCTCCTGGACTCCGCGGGCCACGGCGACGGCCTCGCGCCCTCGACCGGGCACGGGGTGGGGCTCGAAATCGACGAGGACCCGCAGCTGGCACCGGCAGCCATGGGTAAACTGGACGCTTGTGTGCCGGTCACCGTCGAACCGGGAGTTCACCTCCCGGGCCGGGGCGGGGTCCGGATCGATGACACGCTCGTCGTGCGCCCCGAGGCGGACGGCGGACCCGAGCTACTCACCATTACGACCAAGGAGCTGCTCGCGCTCTAG
- a CDS encoding aspartate carbamoyltransferase catalytic subunit produces MKRHLISAADLTRDDAVLILDTAEEMARVADRPIKKLPTLRGRTVVNLFFEDSTRTRISFEAAAKRLSADVINFSAKGSSVSKGESLKDTALTLEAMGADAVVIRHGASGAPYRLATSGWIDGAVVNAGDGTHEHPTQALLDAFTMRRRLVGADAGLGRDLEGRRMTIVGDILHSRVARSNVHLLHTLGAHVTLVAPPTLVPVGVEQWPCDVSYSLDEVLPKSDAVMMLRVQRERMNAAYFPTEREYSRRYGLDGERMAKMPGHAIVMHPGPMVRGMEITAEVADSDRCTVVEQVANGVSIRMAVLYLLLGGSEPAAPSHPSPAAMLDRSAARPADSEENK; encoded by the coding sequence ATGAAGCGTCACCTCATCTCGGCCGCCGACCTCACCCGCGACGACGCCGTGCTGATCCTCGACACCGCCGAGGAGATGGCCCGCGTCGCCGACCGGCCGATCAAGAAGCTCCCGACCCTGCGCGGCCGAACCGTCGTCAACCTCTTCTTCGAGGACTCGACGCGTACCCGCATCTCCTTCGAGGCCGCCGCCAAGCGCCTCTCCGCCGATGTCATCAACTTCTCCGCGAAGGGCTCATCCGTCTCCAAGGGCGAGTCGCTCAAGGACACCGCGCTGACCCTGGAGGCGATGGGCGCGGACGCCGTCGTCATCCGGCACGGTGCCTCCGGCGCCCCGTACCGCCTCGCCACCTCCGGCTGGATCGACGGCGCCGTCGTCAACGCCGGTGACGGTACGCACGAGCACCCCACCCAGGCGCTCCTGGACGCCTTCACCATGCGCCGCAGGCTGGTCGGGGCCGATGCCGGGCTCGGCCGGGACCTGGAAGGGCGACGGATGACGATCGTCGGCGACATCCTGCACAGCCGGGTCGCCCGCTCCAACGTGCACCTGCTGCACACCCTCGGCGCCCACGTCACACTGGTGGCCCCGCCGACCCTCGTCCCGGTCGGTGTCGAGCAGTGGCCGTGCGACGTCAGCTACAGCCTCGACGAGGTGCTGCCGAAGTCCGACGCGGTGATGATGCTGCGTGTGCAGCGCGAACGGATGAACGCCGCGTACTTCCCGACCGAGCGCGAGTACTCCCGCCGCTACGGCCTGGACGGCGAGCGCATGGCGAAGATGCCCGGGCACGCCATCGTCATGCACCCCGGCCCGATGGTCCGCGGCATGGAGATCACCGCCGAGGTCGCCGACTCCGACCGGTGCACGGTCGTCGAGCAGGTCGCCAACGGCGTCTCGATCCGCATGGCGGTCCTGTACCTGCTGCTGGGCGGCTCCGAGCCCGCCGCACCCTCCCACCCGTCGCCCGCCGCCATGCTTGATCGAAGCGCTGCGCGCCCCGCCGATTCCGAGGAGAACAAGTAA
- the pyrR gene encoding bifunctional pyr operon transcriptional regulator/uracil phosphoribosyltransferase PyrR, which produces MDAQHEATGNAARPVLEAPDIARVLTRIAHEIVERAKGADDVVLLGIPTRGVFLARRLADKLEEITGRKVPVGSLDITMYRDDLRLRPARALARTEIPGEGIEGRLVVLVDDVLFSGRTIRAALDALGDIGRPRAVQLAVLVDRGHRELPIRADYVGKNLPTSLRETVKVQLAEEDGRDAVLLGVQQTAPAGAQ; this is translated from the coding sequence ATGGACGCACAGCACGAAGCCACCGGCAATGCGGCACGCCCCGTTCTCGAGGCTCCCGACATCGCTCGAGTACTGACCCGAATCGCCCACGAAATCGTCGAACGCGCCAAGGGCGCCGACGATGTGGTGCTCCTCGGCATCCCGACACGAGGCGTCTTCCTCGCCCGTCGGCTGGCCGACAAGCTCGAAGAGATCACCGGCCGCAAGGTGCCGGTCGGCTCCCTCGACATCACCATGTACCGCGACGACCTGCGGCTGCGCCCGGCGCGCGCCCTGGCCCGCACCGAGATCCCCGGCGAGGGTATCGAGGGCCGACTGGTCGTCCTGGTCGACGACGTGCTCTTCTCCGGCCGTACGATCCGCGCCGCGCTCGACGCGCTCGGCGACATCGGCCGCCCCCGCGCGGTGCAACTCGCGGTCCTTGTCGACCGCGGCCACCGCGAACTCCCCATCCGCGCCGACTACGTCGGCAAGAACCTCCCCACGTCGCTGCGGGAGACGGTCAAGGTCCAGCTGGCCGAGGAGGACGGCCGCGACGCCGTGCTGCTCGGTGTCCAGCAGACCGCCCCGGCGGGCGCGCAGTAG
- a CDS encoding serine/threonine protein kinase translates to MSTLIAGTGVASASSPADKAVAACGSSYYVQRQQSMGLGQNTTVFLLYSASTRNNCVVTVKHENAGAYYGTATGLGAGIQAEGGAWKKDDGDYKYYAGPVYLSAAGQCVRFWGHYEEIGASSIRDWYHTSTFGNCG, encoded by the coding sequence TTGAGCACGCTGATCGCTGGTACGGGTGTGGCCAGCGCATCGAGTCCCGCGGACAAGGCTGTGGCCGCTTGTGGGTCCAGTTACTACGTCCAGCGGCAGCAGTCGATGGGACTGGGGCAGAACACAACTGTATTCCTGCTGTACAGCGCCTCGACGCGCAACAACTGTGTGGTCACCGTGAAACACGAGAACGCGGGCGCGTACTACGGAACGGCGACCGGTCTCGGCGCGGGAATCCAGGCGGAGGGCGGGGCCTGGAAGAAGGACGACGGGGACTACAAGTACTACGCAGGTCCTGTGTATCTGAGCGCGGCCGGCCAGTGCGTTCGCTTCTGGGGACACTACGAGGAGATCGGGGCCTCCAGCATCCGGGACTGGTATCACACCAGCACCTTCGGTAATTGCGGCTGA
- the bldD gene encoding transcriptional regulator BldD, which yields MSSEYAKQLGAKLRAIRTQQGLSLHGVEEKSQGRWKAVVVGSYERGDRAVTVQRLAELADFYGVPVQELLPGTTPGGAAEPPPKLVLDLERLAHVPPEKAGPLQRYAATIQSQRGDYNGKVLSIRQDDLRTLAVIYDQSPSVLTEQLISWGVLDADARRAVAHDEG from the coding sequence ATGTCCAGCGAATACGCAAAACAGCTCGGGGCCAAGCTCCGTGCCATCCGCACCCAGCAGGGCCTCTCCCTCCATGGTGTGGAGGAGAAGTCCCAGGGCCGCTGGAAGGCCGTCGTGGTCGGTTCGTACGAGCGCGGCGACCGTGCCGTGACCGTACAGCGTCTCGCCGAGCTGGCGGACTTCTACGGTGTCCCGGTGCAGGAGCTTCTGCCCGGTACGACGCCCGGCGGGGCCGCCGAGCCGCCGCCGAAGCTTGTCCTGGACCTGGAGCGCCTCGCCCACGTCCCGCCGGAGAAGGCCGGACCGCTGCAGCGCTACGCGGCGACGATCCAGAGCCAGCGCGGTGACTACAACGGCAAGGTGCTCTCGATCCGCCAGGACGACCTGCGCACCCTGGCCGTGATCTACGACCAGTCGCCGTCCGTGCTCACCGAGCAGCTGATCAGCTGGGGCGTCCTGGATGCGGACGCGCGCCGCGCGGTCGCCCACGACGAGGGCTGA
- a CDS encoding Pro-rich N-terminal domain-containing protein — MQHAVGAPLPPPQGPGNGPAGWTHQAQHPGHPGPPGPPPPPAPQGQGQGQGWSGPAPHHAPAPVSRETTGHVQLPPGGPVPLPAPPAEPGTGTATLAVLLIGPAGAGKTTVAKLWASRRRVPTAHVSLDDVREWVCSGFADPQAGWNDHSEAQYRLARRTCGFAARNFLANGISCILDDAVFPDRPVVGLGGWKRHVGPGLLPVVLLPGLEIVLERNAARSGNRRLSDEEVARIHGRMAGWYGSGLPIIDNSTYDVETTARVLDDILARSIASPPAW, encoded by the coding sequence ATGCAGCACGCAGTGGGGGCCCCGCTGCCGCCGCCCCAAGGACCCGGAAACGGACCTGCCGGCTGGACGCACCAGGCCCAGCACCCCGGACACCCCGGTCCGCCGGGGCCCCCGCCCCCGCCGGCACCCCAGGGCCAGGGCCAGGGCCAGGGCTGGTCCGGGCCCGCCCCGCACCACGCCCCCGCGCCCGTCTCCCGGGAGACCACCGGGCACGTCCAGCTGCCGCCAGGTGGTCCCGTCCCGCTGCCCGCGCCACCCGCCGAGCCCGGCACGGGCACGGCGACGCTCGCCGTCCTCCTGATCGGTCCGGCGGGCGCGGGCAAGACCACCGTGGCCAAGCTGTGGGCCAGCCGCCGCCGGGTCCCCACGGCGCACGTCAGCCTCGACGACGTCCGCGAATGGGTCTGCTCCGGCTTCGCCGACCCGCAGGCCGGGTGGAACGACCACTCGGAGGCCCAGTACCGGCTGGCCCGCCGCACCTGTGGCTTCGCCGCCCGCAATTTCCTGGCCAACGGCATCTCCTGCATCCTCGACGACGCGGTGTTCCCCGACCGCCCGGTCGTCGGCCTCGGCGGCTGGAAGCGCCATGTGGGCCCGGGACTGCTGCCCGTGGTGCTCCTCCCCGGCCTGGAGATCGTGCTGGAGCGCAACGCCGCCCGCAGCGGCAACCGCCGGCTGTCGGACGAGGAGGTCGCCCGGATCCACGGCAGGATGGCGGGCTGGTACGGCTCGGGGCTGCCGATCATCGACAACTCGACCTACGACGTGGAGACCACGGCCCGCGTCCTCGACGACATACTCGCCCGCTCCATAGCCAGCCCGCCCGCATGGTGA
- the efp gene encoding elongation factor P yields the protein MASTNDLKNGLVLKLDGGQLWSVVEFQHVKPGKGPAFVRTKLKNVLSGKVVDKTFNAGVKVETATIDRRDMQFSYMDGEYFVFMDMDTYDQLMVDRKAVGDAANFLIEGFTASVAQHEGEVLYVELPAAVELTIQHTDPGVQGDRSTGGTKPATLETGYEIGVPLFITTGEKIKVDTRTGDYLGRVNS from the coding sequence GTGGCTTCCACGAACGACCTCAAGAACGGCCTGGTGCTCAAGCTCGACGGAGGCCAGCTCTGGTCCGTCGTCGAGTTCCAGCACGTCAAGCCCGGCAAGGGCCCGGCTTTCGTGCGCACCAAGCTCAAGAACGTGCTGTCCGGCAAGGTCGTCGACAAGACGTTCAACGCCGGCGTGAAGGTCGAGACGGCCACCATTGACCGCCGCGACATGCAGTTCTCGTACATGGACGGCGAGTACTTCGTCTTCATGGACATGGACACGTACGACCAGCTCATGGTCGACCGCAAGGCTGTCGGCGACGCCGCCAACTTCCTGATCGAGGGCTTCACGGCCTCCGTCGCCCAGCACGAGGGCGAGGTGCTCTACGTCGAGCTGCCGGCCGCCGTCGAGCTGACCATCCAGCACACCGACCCGGGCGTCCAGGGCGACCGCTCCACCGGCGGCACCAAGCCCGCCACGCTGGAGACCGGTTACGAGATCGGCGTCCCGCTCTTCATCACCACGGGTGAGAAGATCAAGGTCGACACCCGCACGGGCGACTACCTCGGCCGGGTGAACAGCTAA
- the aroQ gene encoding type II 3-dehydroquinate dehydratase, protein MTRRVFVLNGPNLGRLGSREPDVYGATSYAGLVETCRALGKELGFDVDVRETNDEGELIRWLHEAADGSIPVVLNPGAFTHYSYGMRDAAAQRTAPLIEVHISNPYAREEFRHTSVVAPVATGTVAGFGIGSYRLALRALADELTD, encoded by the coding sequence GTGACCCGCAGGGTCTTCGTGCTCAACGGGCCGAACCTCGGCCGGCTCGGATCCCGTGAGCCCGATGTGTACGGAGCGACGTCGTACGCCGGACTCGTCGAGACCTGCCGGGCGCTCGGCAAGGAGCTCGGCTTCGACGTCGACGTCCGGGAGACCAACGACGAGGGCGAGCTGATCCGCTGGCTGCACGAGGCAGCGGATGGTTCGATTCCGGTCGTTCTGAACCCGGGAGCGTTCACCCACTACTCGTACGGAATGCGGGACGCGGCCGCGCAGCGCACCGCCCCGCTGATCGAGGTGCACATCTCGAACCCGTACGCACGGGAGGAATTCCGCCACACCTCCGTGGTCGCACCGGTCGCCACGGGGACCGTGGCCGGATTCGGCATCGGCTCCTACCGCCTCGCGCTCCGCGCCCTCGCGGACGAACTGACGGACTGA